Proteins found in one Herbiconiux sp. A18JL235 genomic segment:
- a CDS encoding ABC transporter permease, which produces MTDSGSLTRKPATTTKGGPVKKRRVPDEAGIFMVLVAVLLVFSILSPNFRTIDNGFTLLVNGTVIGFLALGQTFVLLTGGIDLSTGANIAMSGVLVALVMQAGVPWPVAVLIALLAATSLGVLNGALIHFVRIPPFIATFSTQGVALAIPLIITGANSIQVRDIGFSWIGQGRIAGVPLPVLLLLVAAVIAGLWLRMTRQGVHVYALGGNKNAARLAGVNIARTTILVYAISGFCGGMGGMIVTSRLMVGFPATGTGNELFYSIAAAVVGGISLFGGVGTVLGAMIGAVLIAAVSNGMNVLSVQSYWQSLVIGVIILVGVSFDTLRRSRAGKPVFSKRQAAPAVSPPPTTTS; this is translated from the coding sequence ATGACCGATTCCGGTTCCCTCACCCGCAAGCCAGCCACCACCACGAAAGGGGGCCCCGTGAAGAAGCGTCGCGTGCCCGACGAAGCCGGCATCTTCATGGTGCTGGTCGCCGTGCTGCTGGTGTTCAGTATCTTGTCGCCGAACTTCCGCACCATCGACAACGGCTTCACGCTGCTCGTCAACGGCACGGTCATCGGCTTCCTCGCCCTCGGCCAGACCTTCGTGCTGCTGACGGGCGGCATCGACCTCTCCACCGGCGCGAACATCGCCATGTCGGGTGTGCTCGTCGCCCTCGTGATGCAGGCCGGGGTGCCGTGGCCGGTCGCCGTGCTCATCGCGCTGCTCGCGGCGACCTCGCTCGGCGTGCTGAACGGGGCGCTGATCCACTTCGTGCGCATCCCGCCGTTCATCGCGACGTTCTCGACGCAGGGCGTGGCGCTCGCCATCCCGCTCATCATCACGGGGGCGAACTCCATCCAGGTGCGCGACATCGGCTTCAGCTGGATCGGCCAGGGCCGCATCGCCGGTGTGCCGCTGCCCGTGCTGCTGCTGCTCGTCGCCGCCGTCATCGCGGGGCTGTGGCTGCGCATGACCCGCCAGGGCGTTCACGTCTACGCCCTGGGCGGCAACAAGAACGCCGCGCGCCTGGCCGGTGTGAACATCGCCCGCACCACCATCCTCGTCTACGCCATCTCGGGCTTCTGCGGCGGCATGGGCGGCATGATCGTGACCAGCAGGCTCATGGTCGGCTTCCCGGCCACCGGTACCGGCAACGAGCTGTTCTACTCCATCGCCGCGGCGGTTGTGGGCGGCATCTCGCTGTTCGGCGGTGTCGGCACCGTGCTCGGCGCCATGATCGGCGCCGTGCTCATCGCCGCGGTGTCGAACGGCATGAACGTGCTGAGCGTGCAGAGCTACTGGCAGTCGCTCGTCATCGGCGTGATCATCCTCGTCGGCGTCTCCTTCGACACGCTGCGTCGCTCCCGCGCCGGCAAACCCGTCTTCTCCAAGCGCCAGGCGGCACCCGCCGTCTCGCCTCCCCCCACCACCACATCCTGA
- the rpe gene encoding ribulose-phosphate 3-epimerase encodes MSVRIHPSILAADFAHLADDLERIRTADLIHFDVMDYHFVPNLSFGMPLFESIAANSPLPLDVHLMISDPLRWAPGYAEAGAESVTFHAEATESPAQVAKAIRAAGARVGLALKPGTDVDDYLELLPEIDMVLVMTVEPGFGGQAFMPETMPKLARLREAVDASGLEVRVQVDGGIDERTISIAAENGADTFVAGSSVFGAESAADQIALLRETATAHRH; translated from the coding sequence GTGTCAGTTCGAATCCACCCCAGCATCCTCGCCGCCGACTTCGCCCACCTCGCCGACGATCTCGAGAGGATCCGCACGGCGGATCTCATCCACTTCGACGTCATGGACTACCACTTCGTGCCGAATCTCTCGTTCGGCATGCCGCTGTTCGAGTCGATCGCCGCGAACTCGCCGCTGCCCCTCGACGTGCACCTCATGATCAGCGACCCGCTGCGCTGGGCGCCGGGCTATGCCGAGGCCGGCGCCGAGTCGGTCACCTTCCACGCCGAGGCCACCGAGTCGCCCGCCCAGGTCGCCAAGGCGATCCGTGCCGCGGGGGCCCGAGTGGGGCTCGCCCTCAAGCCGGGGACCGATGTCGACGACTACCTCGAGCTGCTGCCCGAGATCGACATGGTGCTCGTGATGACCGTGGAGCCGGGCTTCGGCGGGCAGGCCTTCATGCCCGAGACCATGCCGAAGCTCGCCCGGCTGCGCGAAGCCGTCGACGCCTCGGGCCTCGAGGTGCGCGTGCAGGTCGACGGCGGCATCGACGAGCGCACCATCTCCATCGCCGCCGAGAACGGTGCCGACACCTTCGTCGCCGGCTCCAGCGTATTCGGGGCCGAGAGCGCCGCCGACCAGATCGCGCTGCTGCGCGAGACCGCGACCGCCCACCGCCACTGA
- the xylB gene encoding xylulokinase: MPVVAGVDSSTQSTTVVLRDADTGATLGSGRAPHTPTFPPVSEQNPAEWWAATTTAFAVARTAAGVVPDDIVAVSVAAQCHGLVPLDARGEVIRPAKLWNDTTAAGEIAELTARLGGDAWTDRVGTLPPPSFTIGKLAWLKAHEPENFAALATVLLPHDYLTWRLTGGAAGGRAVTDRSDASGTGYYSAPEGRYLTEVLELVDAEKDWAAMLPEVLGPSEQAGTVPAAVAAEIGVRADAVVGAGAGDQHASAVGLGIAPGELAYVLGTSGVVFTTSEFPVFDHTGIVNSVADATGAYLPLICTLNAAKVTDTMARLLGVDHAELERLALSAERDARRPVLVSFLDGERTPNRPAARGILAGLSNDTSREDLALAAYEGVVLGMERGERRMAAMGLSLDGRRLVTGGGAASAAYRQIVADVTGRPVEITDAVDAVAAGAAVQAAAVAQGADIRTLRSEWAPASRVVAEPQGVDYRQVRERYTRAADITELDGAF, translated from the coding sequence ATGCCCGTCGTCGCCGGGGTCGACTCCTCGACCCAATCCACCACCGTCGTGCTGCGCGACGCCGACACCGGAGCCACCCTCGGCTCCGGCAGGGCGCCGCACACGCCGACGTTCCCGCCGGTGAGCGAGCAGAACCCCGCCGAATGGTGGGCCGCCACGACCACCGCGTTCGCCGTGGCCCGCACCGCGGCGGGCGTGGTGCCCGACGACATCGTCGCCGTGAGCGTTGCCGCGCAGTGCCACGGCCTGGTGCCGCTCGACGCGCGCGGCGAGGTCATCCGTCCCGCGAAGCTGTGGAACGACACCACGGCCGCGGGCGAGATCGCCGAGCTCACCGCCCGCCTCGGCGGCGACGCCTGGACCGACCGCGTCGGCACCCTCCCCCCGCCCTCCTTCACCATCGGAAAGCTCGCCTGGCTGAAGGCGCACGAGCCCGAGAACTTCGCTGCTCTCGCCACCGTGCTGCTGCCGCACGACTACCTCACCTGGCGCCTCACCGGCGGGGCGGCCGGCGGCCGCGCGGTCACCGACCGCTCCGACGCGAGCGGCACGGGCTACTACAGCGCGCCCGAGGGCCGCTACCTCACCGAGGTGCTCGAGCTGGTCGACGCCGAGAAGGACTGGGCGGCGATGCTCCCCGAGGTGCTCGGCCCCTCCGAGCAGGCGGGCACCGTCCCCGCCGCCGTCGCCGCCGAGATCGGGGTGCGGGCGGATGCGGTGGTCGGCGCGGGCGCGGGCGACCAGCACGCGAGCGCGGTCGGCCTCGGCATCGCGCCCGGCGAGCTCGCCTACGTGCTCGGCACCTCGGGCGTGGTGTTCACGACGAGCGAGTTCCCGGTGTTCGACCACACCGGCATCGTCAACTCCGTCGCCGACGCCACCGGCGCCTACCTCCCTCTCATCTGCACCCTCAACGCCGCCAAGGTCACCGACACGATGGCGCGCCTGCTCGGCGTCGACCACGCTGAGCTCGAGCGCCTCGCCCTCTCGGCCGAGCGCGACGCCCGCCGCCCGGTGCTGGTGAGCTTCCTCGACGGGGAGCGCACGCCGAACCGACCAGCCGCCCGGGGCATCCTGGCCGGCCTGTCGAACGACACCTCGCGCGAAGACCTGGCTCTCGCCGCCTACGAGGGCGTCGTGCTCGGCATGGAACGCGGCGAGCGTCGCATGGCCGCGATGGGCCTCTCCCTCGACGGCCGTCGGCTCGTCACGGGCGGCGGCGCCGCCTCGGCCGCCTACCGCCAGATCGTCGCCGACGTCACCGGCCGCCCGGTCGAGATCACCGACGCCGTCGACGCCGTCGCCGCGGGCGCCGCCGTGCAGGCCGCCGCCGTGGCGCAGGGCGCCGACATCCGCACCCTGCGCTCCGAGTGGGCGCCCGCATCCCGAGTCGTCGCCGAACCCCAGGGCGTCGACTACCGCCAGGTCCGTGAGCGCTACACCCGCGCCGCAGACATCACCGAGCTCGACGGAGCGTTCTGA
- a CDS encoding dihydrolipoamide acetyltransferase family protein, whose product MSIDVRVPTTGNAGEDAVIVDWNVAVGDRVSAGDVLVTLETAKATIEVEAPEAGEVLRVLFGSGDEVPEHEVLAVIGAAGEVLGDPSDPGTTAPAEPTPAITETVRTAEVVGEGSSTEPDRADRHRASPRARILAERNGIDLSSVVGSGPGGRIIVPDVLSAKKTQAPGPAPGAEVGATRASAAPETPEAEFDLVPVRGARKVTAQRMHASLAGTAQVTLTRYADATAMLSYVKRLRTLTEAQGLPKIGVNDVLLFATAKAVARHPEANSVFDWDGIRQYRRVNIGFAVDTGQALLVPVIPNADALSVSAVAAAAANAIEKARAGRLTAAEMEGGTFTVSNLGSLGVHWFTPVLNTPQSCILGVGAAHRSHPDAPSLLPLSLTFDHRALDGAAAAKALASIAQAIETVDVLSAF is encoded by the coding sequence ATGTCGATCGACGTTCGTGTCCCCACCACCGGGAACGCCGGAGAAGACGCCGTGATCGTCGACTGGAACGTCGCGGTCGGCGACCGGGTGAGTGCCGGCGACGTGCTGGTCACCCTCGAGACCGCGAAGGCGACGATCGAGGTCGAGGCGCCCGAGGCCGGCGAGGTGCTGCGCGTGCTGTTCGGCTCCGGCGACGAGGTGCCCGAGCACGAGGTGCTCGCTGTCATCGGCGCCGCAGGCGAGGTACTGGGTGACCCCTCCGATCCGGGCACGACGGCTCCCGCCGAGCCCACCCCTGCGATCACCGAGACGGTCAGAACCGCCGAGGTCGTCGGCGAGGGGAGCTCCACCGAGCCCGATCGCGCCGATCGGCACCGCGCCTCACCTCGAGCGCGCATCCTGGCCGAACGCAACGGCATCGACCTCTCGTCCGTCGTGGGCTCGGGGCCGGGCGGCCGCATCATCGTTCCCGACGTGCTGAGTGCAAAGAAGACACAGGCACCCGGACCCGCACCCGGGGCCGAGGTCGGGGCGACCCGAGCATCCGCAGCGCCCGAGACGCCCGAAGCCGAGTTCGACCTCGTGCCGGTTCGCGGTGCACGCAAGGTCACGGCGCAACGGATGCACGCCTCGCTTGCCGGCACCGCCCAGGTCACGCTCACCCGCTACGCCGACGCCACGGCGATGCTCTCGTACGTGAAGCGGTTGCGCACCCTCACCGAGGCGCAGGGGCTGCCGAAGATCGGCGTCAACGACGTGCTGCTGTTCGCGACGGCGAAGGCCGTGGCGAGGCATCCGGAGGCCAACTCGGTGTTCGACTGGGACGGCATCCGCCAGTACCGCCGGGTGAACATCGGCTTCGCCGTCGACACCGGGCAGGCACTGCTCGTCCCCGTCATCCCGAACGCCGACGCTCTCAGCGTCTCGGCCGTTGCCGCTGCAGCGGCGAACGCCATCGAGAAGGCGCGGGCCGGCAGGCTGACCGCGGCCGAGATGGAGGGCGGCACCTTCACCGTGTCGAACCTCGGCTCGCTCGGCGTCCACTGGTTCACCCCGGTGCTCAACACCCCGCAGAGCTGCATCCTCGGGGTCGGGGCCGCGCACCGGTCGCATCCCGACGCCCCCAGCCTGCTGCCGCTCTCCCTGACCTTCGACCACCGGGCCCTCGACGGGGCGGCTGCCGCGAAAGCGCTCGCCTCCATCGCCCAGGCCATCGAGACCGTCGACGTGCTGTCGGCGTTCTGA
- a CDS encoding SIS domain-containing protein — protein sequence MTLTPETTAVIEAGRQQIRVETEALADVLDQIDERFVRVASLLQSMTGKVVMTGSGTSGFIARRSAHLFSVSGTPAFFLNPGDGLHGSMGAVEGDDVMIALSKGGSSSELNDLVARVKDVGTRVVALTANAASPLGELADITVEIRNYPAADPGNLLAMGSTLAHSAWLDALAVVLMRARAVSWERVHFTHPGGAVGQLAQLPDQLDGLVIPEAQAVAEPAESR from the coding sequence ATGACCCTCACCCCTGAGACCACCGCCGTGATCGAGGCAGGCCGCCAGCAGATCCGTGTGGAGACCGAGGCGCTCGCCGACGTGCTCGACCAGATCGACGAGCGCTTCGTGCGCGTCGCCTCGCTGCTGCAGTCGATGACCGGCAAGGTCGTCATGACCGGCTCGGGAACCTCGGGTTTCATCGCCCGCCGTTCCGCTCACCTGTTCTCGGTGTCGGGAACCCCCGCCTTCTTCCTGAACCCGGGCGACGGGCTGCACGGTTCGATGGGCGCGGTCGAGGGCGACGACGTGATGATCGCGCTGTCGAAGGGCGGCTCCTCGTCGGAGCTCAACGACCTCGTGGCCCGTGTGAAAGACGTCGGCACCCGCGTGGTGGCCCTCACCGCCAACGCCGCCTCGCCGCTCGGCGAACTCGCCGACATCACTGTCGAGATCCGCAACTACCCCGCCGCCGACCCCGGCAACCTGCTCGCCATGGGCTCGACCCTCGCGCACAGCGCCTGGCTCGACGCGCTCGCCGTCGTGCTCATGCGAGCGCGTGCGGTGAGTTGGGAGCGGGTGCACTTCACCCACCCCGGTGGTGCGGTGGGCCAGCTCGCCCAGCTGCCCGACCAGCTCGACGGTCTCGTCATCCCCGAGGCGCAGGCCGTCGCCGAGCCGGCGGAGAGCCGCTGA
- a CDS encoding sugar-binding transcriptional regulator, translated as MPSTLSPGAAILAATVARRFYIDGSTKSEIADEMGLSRFKVARLLEQSVREGIVRFEIATPNSFDAELSEELRKRFGLRRVIVIDVPEEERTAAGIRQAVGRGAAAVLSELVTETDVLGIGWGRTLSAMSQELTELPRSLVVQMGGMVGSVAENSLELVRKISEVGGGQAYPLFVPLVVQDALTKKSLSTQPGVAAAMKLFESITVAAVAVGSWDPPDSQMMASLPLHEREALVGKGVAAEVLATLIKHDGTVLPDLQDRSMATGIDVLRTIPELVLIAGGESKAEAVHAVINAGLGTTLVTDNSLAELLRTM; from the coding sequence GTGCCATCAACGCTGAGTCCCGGTGCGGCGATCCTCGCCGCGACTGTGGCGCGCCGTTTCTACATCGACGGCAGCACGAAGTCGGAGATCGCCGACGAGATGGGCCTGTCGCGGTTCAAGGTGGCGAGGCTGCTCGAGCAGAGCGTGCGTGAGGGCATCGTGAGGTTCGAGATCGCCACCCCGAACTCCTTCGACGCCGAGCTCTCCGAAGAGTTGCGCAAACGCTTCGGCCTGCGCCGGGTGATCGTGATCGACGTTCCCGAGGAGGAGCGCACGGCAGCCGGCATCCGCCAGGCCGTGGGGCGCGGCGCCGCAGCCGTGTTGAGCGAGCTGGTGACCGAGACCGACGTGCTCGGCATCGGCTGGGGCCGCACCCTCAGCGCGATGTCGCAGGAGCTCACCGAGCTGCCGCGCAGTCTCGTGGTGCAGATGGGCGGCATGGTGGGCTCGGTCGCCGAGAACTCGCTCGAGCTGGTGCGGAAGATCAGCGAGGTCGGAGGGGGCCAGGCCTACCCGCTGTTCGTGCCGCTGGTGGTGCAGGATGCGCTCACCAAGAAGAGCCTCAGCACCCAGCCCGGCGTGGCGGCCGCGATGAAGCTGTTCGAGTCGATCACGGTGGCGGCGGTCGCCGTCGGCAGCTGGGACCCGCCCGACTCGCAGATGATGGCGAGCCTGCCGCTGCACGAGCGCGAGGCGCTGGTGGGCAAGGGCGTCGCCGCCGAGGTGCTCGCCACCCTCATCAAGCACGACGGCACCGTGCTGCCCGACCTGCAGGACAGGTCGATGGCCACCGGCATCGACGTACTGCGCACCATCCCCGAGCTCGTGCTTATCGCGGGCGGCGAGTCGAAGGCCGAGGCGGTGCACGCCGTGATCAACGCCGGCCTCGGCACCACCCTCGTCACCGACAACTCGCTCGCGGAGCTGCTGCGCACGATGTAG
- a CDS encoding sugar ABC transporter ATP-binding protein, whose translation MTGEGLLVDGISKSYGPTKALTDVSLAIRPGQVTALIGHNGAGKSTLLRSLSGAEVPDEGSIRIDGQAQEFHGPRDASAAGIACVYQELSLVDQLTVAQNIFLGQEQVSGGVLSRREMNRTADRLCAEYGIDAHSTDLVSALPVAQRQMVEVARAINQNAKYLLLDEPTTALEQEQVDHLLAIVRRLVDEQGIGVLLVDHKLDEVFAVADHIVGLSGGMIVLDGSVDDVDRAAVIEAIVGDHGPVDTAAVAAIVGEGVGETPLDDVQVLTEAERAREFGAPVLEAVGVSGNNLDGIDLTVHAGEILGIYGLVGSGRTRFLRTVYGAFPLAAGQLRLLGKDYKPRNPAQAIKAGVAFLSEERKFDGFVPQMSSVENVVLPVLGKYIRGGLLRWRALKGSADDVLAQVTIRGEVSAPITSLSGGNQQKALFARATLQAPLLLLLDEPTKGVDIGAKREIYGIIRSLAAEKNVAVIVVSSEEEELTELADSIAVFRSGSCDGVVYPRASVSAAQLRELAWADASPVSQG comes from the coding sequence ATGACCGGCGAAGGACTGCTCGTCGACGGCATCTCGAAGAGCTACGGGCCGACGAAGGCGCTCACCGACGTGAGCCTCGCCATCAGGCCCGGTCAGGTGACGGCGCTCATCGGCCACAACGGTGCGGGGAAGTCGACGCTGCTGCGCTCGCTGTCGGGTGCCGAGGTGCCCGATGAGGGCAGCATCCGCATCGACGGTCAGGCGCAGGAGTTCCACGGCCCGCGCGACGCCTCGGCTGCGGGAATCGCCTGCGTGTACCAGGAGCTGTCGCTCGTCGACCAGCTGACCGTCGCCCAGAACATCTTCCTCGGGCAAGAGCAGGTATCGGGGGGTGTGCTCTCGCGCCGCGAGATGAACCGCACCGCCGACCGGCTCTGCGCCGAGTACGGCATCGACGCCCACTCCACCGACCTGGTCTCGGCCCTGCCCGTCGCGCAGCGTCAGATGGTGGAGGTGGCGCGAGCCATCAACCAGAACGCTAAGTACCTCCTGCTCGACGAGCCCACGACGGCGCTCGAGCAGGAGCAGGTCGACCACCTGCTCGCCATCGTGCGCCGGCTCGTCGACGAGCAGGGCATCGGCGTGCTGCTCGTCGACCACAAGCTCGACGAGGTGTTCGCCGTCGCCGACCACATCGTGGGCCTCTCGGGAGGCATGATCGTGCTCGACGGATCGGTGGACGACGTCGATCGTGCAGCCGTCATCGAAGCGATCGTCGGCGACCACGGCCCCGTCGACACCGCCGCCGTCGCCGCCATCGTGGGGGAGGGCGTGGGCGAGACCCCGCTCGACGACGTGCAGGTGCTCACCGAGGCCGAGCGCGCCCGCGAGTTCGGCGCTCCCGTGCTGGAGGCCGTCGGCGTCTCGGGCAACAACCTCGACGGCATCGATCTCACGGTGCATGCCGGCGAGATCCTCGGCATCTACGGGCTCGTCGGCTCGGGGCGCACCCGTTTCCTCCGCACCGTGTACGGTGCGTTCCCGCTGGCCGCCGGCCAGCTGCGCCTGCTCGGCAAGGACTACAAGCCTCGCAACCCTGCCCAGGCCATCAAGGCGGGCGTCGCCTTCCTCAGCGAGGAACGCAAGTTCGACGGCTTCGTGCCGCAGATGTCGTCGGTGGAGAACGTCGTGCTTCCGGTGCTCGGCAAGTACATCCGCGGCGGGCTGCTGCGCTGGCGTGCCCTCAAGGGTTCGGCCGACGACGTGCTCGCCCAGGTCACCATCCGCGGCGAGGTCTCGGCGCCCATCACCTCGCTCTCGGGAGGCAACCAGCAGAAGGCGCTGTTCGCCAGGGCGACGCTGCAGGCGCCGCTCCTGCTGCTGCTCGACGAGCCCACCAAGGGCGTCGACATCGGCGCCAAGCGCGAGATCTACGGCATCATCCGCTCCCTCGCCGCCGAGAAGAACGTGGCGGTGATCGTGGTGTCCTCCGAGGAGGAGGAGCTGACCGAGCTCGCCGACTCGATCGCGGTGTTCCGCTCGGGGTCGTGCGACGGCGTCGTGTACCCGCGGGCGTCGGTGAGTGCGGCGCAGCTGCGCGAGCTGGCGTGGGCGGATGCGTCGCCTGTGTCACAGGGGTAA
- a CDS encoding sugar-binding transcriptional regulator, giving the protein MSDPGARARTPVSLEAAIVARRYYIDDRQKNEIAEELGISRFKVARLLDEAKASGIVRITVDMPADIDLPVGEELARAYGITRAIVVRAIDAAPGATPGLIGDAAAQYLRGIVGPSDVLGISWGTSLTALVDAVSNLDPAEVVQLVGGVRAAELEVSGVELVRRLARKTGGRAHPLHAPLLVRTPAMAEELRRDPSLADVIESFDRLSVALVGIGSWQPPRSSLFGEFTETERAELAAAGAVADICAIVVDAEGREIESSALSRSVGISAAELRRVPEVVAVAGGSEKTAAIAAALRSGLVRTLVTDSHTATGLLAAAH; this is encoded by the coding sequence ATGAGCGATCCAGGTGCCCGCGCCCGTACGCCCGTCTCCCTCGAGGCGGCGATCGTGGCCCGCCGGTACTACATCGACGACCGACAGAAGAACGAGATCGCCGAGGAACTCGGCATCTCCCGCTTCAAGGTGGCCCGGCTGCTCGACGAGGCCAAGGCAAGCGGCATCGTGCGCATCACCGTCGACATGCCTGCCGACATCGACCTCCCTGTCGGTGAGGAGCTCGCCCGCGCCTACGGCATCACCCGCGCCATCGTGGTGCGCGCGATCGACGCGGCGCCGGGCGCCACCCCCGGGCTCATCGGCGATGCCGCCGCGCAGTACCTGCGAGGCATCGTCGGGCCCTCCGACGTGCTCGGCATCTCGTGGGGAACGAGCCTCACCGCGCTGGTCGACGCCGTCTCGAACCTCGACCCGGCCGAGGTCGTGCAGCTGGTCGGCGGTGTGCGCGCGGCCGAGCTCGAGGTCTCGGGGGTCGAGCTCGTGCGCCGGCTCGCCCGCAAGACCGGGGGGCGCGCGCATCCGCTGCATGCGCCGCTGCTCGTGCGCACGCCCGCGATGGCGGAGGAGCTGCGGCGCGACCCCAGCCTCGCCGACGTCATCGAGAGCTTCGACAGGCTCTCCGTCGCGCTCGTCGGCATCGGCTCGTGGCAGCCCCCGCGGTCGTCGCTGTTCGGCGAGTTCACCGAGACCGAGCGCGCCGAGCTCGCCGCCGCCGGTGCCGTGGCCGACATCTGCGCCATCGTCGTCGACGCCGAGGGCCGCGAGATCGAGTCGTCGGCCCTCTCCCGATCGGTGGGGATCTCGGCGGCCGAGCTGCGCCGTGTGCCCGAGGTCGTGGCGGTGGCGGGCGGTTCCGAGAAGACGGCGGCGATCGCGGCGGCGCTGCGCAGCGGACTGGTGCGCACCCTGGTGACCGATTCGCACACGGCGACGGGGCTGCTGGCGGCGGCGCACTAG
- a CDS encoding substrate-binding domain-containing protein: MIKRKALGAVAVGVLALSLAACSNAATGDGAGSSTDEAGALPASCSNDNPTIGVALPNTINPYYIAMQEGFEDTAKELGYTVDIAIANDSESDQLAQIDAFVQKGVCAIALNAVNSDTGVSSVRAANAANIPVFSVNVTIDPEGLKNQNATIVQYVGADQTAGGTQLGEVAIKDLGTETPLVVGILGEPSQIPTNQRDEGFIEALKANPNTTILPTLDTNVDPAVSLQVTGELLQGNPNVNVIFGDTGPAVVGALQAIKEAGKQDQIKVYGFCAADTPLEGEYVACAAQEPYEYAKIVLENVQSYLAGDDVPAEILQPLKIYTTGQEVGAKEFG, encoded by the coding sequence ATGATCAAGAGGAAGGCACTCGGCGCCGTCGCCGTAGGAGTCCTGGCTCTCAGCCTCGCCGCGTGCAGCAATGCCGCCACCGGCGACGGCGCGGGGAGCTCCACCGACGAGGCCGGCGCGCTGCCCGCGTCGTGCTCGAACGACAACCCCACCATCGGTGTGGCGCTGCCGAACACCATCAACCCCTACTACATCGCCATGCAGGAGGGCTTCGAGGACACCGCGAAGGAGCTCGGCTACACGGTCGACATCGCCATCGCGAACGACAGCGAGAGCGACCAGCTCGCGCAGATCGACGCGTTCGTGCAGAAGGGCGTGTGCGCCATCGCGCTGAACGCCGTGAACTCCGACACCGGCGTGTCGAGCGTGCGGGCGGCGAACGCCGCGAACATCCCGGTGTTCTCGGTGAACGTCACCATCGACCCCGAGGGCCTGAAGAACCAGAACGCGACGATCGTGCAGTACGTCGGCGCCGACCAGACCGCCGGCGGCACCCAGCTCGGCGAGGTGGCCATCAAGGATCTCGGCACCGAGACCCCTCTGGTGGTCGGCATCCTCGGCGAGCCGTCGCAGATCCCCACCAACCAGCGCGACGAGGGCTTCATCGAGGCGCTCAAGGCGAACCCGAACACCACGATCCTGCCGACCCTCGACACCAACGTCGACCCGGCCGTGTCGCTGCAGGTGACGGGCGAGCTGCTGCAGGGCAACCCGAACGTCAACGTGATCTTCGGTGACACCGGCCCCGCCGTGGTCGGTGCCCTGCAGGCCATCAAGGAGGCCGGCAAGCAGGACCAGATCAAGGTCTACGGCTTCTGCGCCGCCGACACCCCGCTCGAGGGCGAGTACGTGGCCTGCGCCGCGCAGGAGCCCTACGAGTACGCCAAGATCGTGCTCGAGAATGTGCAGAGCTACCTCGCCGGCGACGACGTGCCGGCCGAGATTCTGCAGCCGCTGAAGATCTACACCACCGGCCAGGAGGTCGGCGCGAAGGAATTCGGCTAG